The DNA region CTTAATAAATATTACTTGTAAGTAAATAGTTAAACGATATTTTCTTTTTTAATTGTAACAAATTTCAATAATTCATTAAAGATATTGTAAAATTATTTTATTATTTTAAAAAATATTTCTAATAATGTTAATAAAAAAATGTAAAACACATAATATTGTTTTACAAATTAAGATCAATCAATTTCACTTGGTTTCTTTGGATGTATATTTTTCTTAATTTGGTCAATTATTCCATTACGAACATGAATAACTGTATTAGCAATATCAGCAATATTTGAGTTATGCGTAACAATAATAACCGTTGTTTTATATTTTTTATTAACATCAACTAAAATTTCAAGTACTTTTCGACCCATTTCTTCATCTAAAGCTCCTGTTGGTTCATCACCAAATAAGATATTTGGATTTTTTGCTAATGCTCTAGCAATTGAAACCCGTTGTTGTTGTCCCCCTGACATTTGGTGAGGATATTTGTTCATTTGTTCTTCCATTCCAATTGTTTCAAAAATATCTTTAATTGTCATATCCTTATTTTTGTTTTTACTTAAATTTTCCCCAACTTCAGCATTTTCTTTGGCAGTTAAATTAGTTAATAAATTATATTGTTGGAAAATAAAACCAACATTATCTCGTCTAAATTTTGTTAAATCAACATCTTTTAATAACGATAAGTTATAGCCAATAACAAAAACATCACCACTTGAAACTTTATCTAAACCTGAAATAATGTTTAGTAATGTTGTTTTTCCTGATCCAGAAGGACCTAAAATAACAATAAAGTCTCCTTTTTCTAATTTTAAATTAATTCCTTTTAAA from Spiroplasma kunkelii CR2-3x includes:
- a CDS encoding ABC transporter ATP-binding protein codes for the protein MAEIKDVHSTDQTNPHEKEVKAKKPNDKEPKKKVDYTAVKEFKQKLKEQKKQTKLYSKRILKGEIISTTNSKLDTSKYVIELVDVKKSYITGEVETPVLKGINLKLEKGDFIVILGPSGSGKTTLLNIISGLDKVSSGDVFVIGYNLSLLKDVDLTKFRRDNVGFIFQQYNLLTNLTAKENAEVGENLSKNKNKDMTIKDIFETIGMEEQMNKYPHQMSGGQQQRVSIARALAKNPNILFGDEPTGALDEEMGRKVLEILVDVNKKYKTTVIIVTHNSNIADIANTVIHVRNGIIDQIKKNIHPKKPSEIDWS